A single genomic interval of Roseomonas aeriglobus harbors:
- a CDS encoding IS5 family transposase (programmed frameshift), with the protein MSDLYWLTDEQMARLQPFFPKSHGKPRVDDRRVLSGIIFVNRNGLRWCDAPKDYGPHKTLYNRWKRWSERGIFLRMMEGLAAAEAVPKTVMIDATYLKAHRTASSLRGKKGDLGRLIGRTKGGMNTKLHAVSDADGRPLSFFMTAGQVSDYTGAAALLDDLPKAQWLLGDRGYDADWFRDALEAKGIQPCIPGRRSRNEPVRYDKRRYRRRSRIEIMFGRLKDWRRVATRYDRCPTVFFSAVALAATVIFWL; encoded by the exons ATGAGCGACCTGTACTGGCTGACGGATGAGCAGATGGCGCGTCTGCAACCGTTCTTTCCCAAGAGCCATGGCAAGCCTCGGGTCGATGATCGGCGGGTGCTCAGCGGCATCATTTTCGTCAATCGCAACGGGCTACGCTGGTGTGATGCACCGAAGGACTATGGGCCGCACAAGACGCTCTACAATCGCTGGAAGCGGTGGAGCGAGAGGGGTATTTTCCTGCGAATGATGGAAGGTCTCGCGGCAGCGGAGGCCGTGCCGAAGACCGTCATGATCGACGCGACCTACCTGAAGGCACACCGCACGGCATCGAGTCTGCGGG GTAAAAAAGGGGATCTCGGCCGTCTGATCGGCCGCACGAAAGGCGGCATGAACACCAAACTGCACGCCGTCAGCGATGCGGACGGGCGGCCCTTGAGCTTCTTCATGACCGCCGGGCAGGTCAGCGACTACACCGGCGCGGCAGCCTTGCTCGACGATCTGCCGAAAGCACAGTGGCTGCTTGGCGACCGTGGTTATGATGCCGATTGGTTCAGAGACGCCCTGGAAGCCAAAGGCATCCAGCCCTGCATCCCGGGCCGCAGATCGCGCAACGAGCCGGTCAGATACGACAAGCGCCGCTACCGGCGCCGCAGCCGCATCGAGATCATGTTCGGCCGTCTGAAGGATTGGCGCCGCGTCGCAACTCGCTACGACCGCTGCCCAACCGTCTTCTTCTCTGCCGTCGCCCTCGCGGCCACCGTCATCTTCTGGCTATGA
- a CDS encoding phosphotransferase family protein has translation MSEKAISSPFFDQRRLSAWLNLQAPEVGDVESVERFAGGQSNPTFALHAAGGRYVLRRKPQGALLRGAHAVEREARVQSALYAAGFPVPRIIATCEDAGVVGSPFYVMALVEGRMFWESSFAAASPSERPLLFDAMNATLARLHAIRPGDVGLGDYGRPDRYVERQIARWSAQYRADGGAGRVPELEALAAWLPTAVPKDEETAIVHGDFRVDNLIFAPDRPEIVAVIDWELSTLGHPIADFAYHLMMYRLLPSFPGGLLGVDISAARLPTEASYVERYSERTGRKGVADLDFYLCYNLFRFAAIIHGIKGRMLRGNASSAEAGRLVEQLPTIARLAHEQGVRAGMPA, from the coding sequence ATGAGCGAAAAAGCAATCTCATCGCCGTTTTTCGACCAGAGGCGTCTGTCTGCGTGGCTGAACCTTCAGGCGCCGGAGGTCGGGGACGTTGAATCCGTCGAACGATTCGCAGGTGGCCAGTCTAATCCAACGTTTGCACTGCATGCCGCCGGCGGACGCTATGTCTTACGTCGGAAGCCGCAAGGCGCGCTGCTCAGGGGTGCGCACGCCGTAGAACGCGAAGCTCGGGTGCAGAGCGCGTTGTACGCGGCAGGATTTCCAGTGCCGCGCATCATTGCCACCTGCGAAGATGCGGGCGTCGTAGGATCGCCGTTCTACGTAATGGCGCTCGTGGAGGGGCGGATGTTTTGGGAGTCGTCCTTTGCGGCGGCGTCGCCGAGCGAGCGGCCGTTGCTCTTCGATGCGATGAACGCCACGCTCGCGCGGTTGCACGCGATCCGACCGGGGGACGTGGGTCTCGGTGACTATGGTCGGCCTGACCGATATGTCGAGCGCCAGATCGCCCGCTGGTCGGCGCAGTATCGCGCGGATGGCGGCGCCGGGCGGGTGCCGGAACTCGAAGCGCTTGCCGCATGGTTGCCGACGGCGGTGCCTAAAGATGAAGAAACCGCGATCGTCCACGGCGATTTTCGCGTTGATAATCTGATTTTTGCGCCTGACCGGCCCGAGATTGTCGCGGTAATCGACTGGGAACTATCGACGCTGGGGCATCCGATCGCGGATTTCGCCTACCATCTCATGATGTATCGGTTGCTACCGAGCTTTCCTGGCGGCCTGCTCGGTGTCGATATCTCGGCAGCGAGGCTTCCGACAGAAGCTAGTTATGTGGAGCGCTATAGCGAGCGTACCGGGCGCAAAGGCGTCGCCGATCTTGATTTCTACCTTTGTTATAACCTGTTCCGCTTCGCAGCGATCATTCACGGCATCAAGGGTCGAATGCTGCGCGGTAACGCTTCGTCGGCGGAGGCGGGTCGCCTGGTCGAGCAACTTCCAACGATTGCTCGCCTCGCTCATGAACAGGGTGTTCGTGCCGGAATGCCCGCGTGA
- a CDS encoding alpha/beta fold hydrolase, with protein MTERVQTRDGELALDRLGPETAPVVVLLHGGGQTRYSWSGAAEQLAANGYHVLNFDARGHGESAWASDGCYTLDARAEDLRAILGDAPVYALIGASLGGATAIHAVALGLRPQALVLVDVVPNAERAGIERIRRFMLSAPDGFASLDEAADAVAAYNPERPRPRDPEGLRRNLRLRDDGRLHWHWDPAILGDEKATMRSVLAASSRRLAEVADLRTLLVRGLRSDVVSDASVAAFREMLPSLEVFNVAGAGHMVAGDRNDAFNTAVRAYLEKHMPPLARVAL; from the coding sequence GTGACCGAGCGTGTCCAGACGCGCGATGGTGAACTCGCGCTCGACCGGTTGGGACCGGAGACCGCGCCAGTGGTCGTCCTGCTGCACGGAGGCGGGCAGACGCGGTATAGCTGGTCGGGGGCCGCGGAGCAGCTTGCGGCAAACGGCTATCATGTGCTCAATTTCGATGCGCGGGGGCATGGCGAGAGCGCCTGGGCATCGGACGGCTGCTACACCCTCGATGCCAGAGCCGAGGATTTGCGCGCTATCCTTGGTGACGCGCCCGTTTATGCTCTGATCGGTGCCTCGTTGGGCGGTGCGACCGCGATCCATGCGGTCGCGCTTGGCCTGCGCCCACAAGCGTTAGTGCTTGTCGACGTCGTTCCCAATGCCGAGCGCGCCGGGATCGAACGCATCCGGCGCTTCATGCTTTCGGCGCCCGACGGCTTCGCCTCACTCGACGAGGCGGCCGATGCCGTCGCGGCGTATAATCCCGAGCGCCCGCGACCCCGCGATCCCGAAGGGCTGCGCCGCAACCTGCGCCTACGAGACGATGGCCGACTTCACTGGCATTGGGATCCGGCGATCCTCGGCGACGAAAAAGCGACAATGCGATCGGTGCTTGCGGCATCGAGCCGCAGGCTTGCCGAAGTGGCAGATCTACGGACGCTGCTGGTGCGGGGTCTGCGCAGCGATGTTGTAAGCGACGCGAGCGTTGCGGCGTTTCGGGAGATGCTGCCGTCGCTCGAAGTCTTCAATGTAGCAGGCGCTGGCCACATGGTTGCGGGCGACCGTAACGACGCGTTCAATACCGCCGTTCGCGCTTATCTGGAGAAGCACATGCCACCGCTAGCACGGGTCGCTCTATGA
- a CDS encoding SDR family NAD(P)-dependent oxidoreductase gives MTAPFDCSGRVALVTGASSGIGRRFATILAQGGAAVVVAARRADMLAELEAEILAAGGRARAVAMDVADETSVIAAFDAAAAAFGPVDTVIANAGMNAPGSALGLDVDALDRLLSVNVRGVFLTAREGARRMVAAGSSEHGRGRIVLVSSITGAWVPTGTAAYAASKAAVNQMGRALANDWAGKGINVNVLAPGYMMTELTDDMWELPMGQKLLARFPRRRIMSAAALDPMLLYLASDASAEVTGSVFTIDDGQTL, from the coding sequence ATGACCGCGCCATTCGATTGCAGCGGACGGGTTGCGCTGGTCACCGGGGCATCGTCGGGTATCGGTCGGCGCTTCGCGACTATCCTGGCGCAGGGTGGCGCTGCGGTCGTGGTCGCAGCGCGCCGCGCGGACATGCTCGCCGAGTTGGAGGCGGAGATCCTAGCCGCCGGTGGCCGTGCGCGGGCGGTGGCGATGGACGTCGCTGACGAGACATCGGTGATCGCGGCGTTCGATGCGGCAGCCGCTGCCTTCGGCCCGGTCGACACGGTGATCGCAAATGCCGGGATGAACGCCCCTGGCAGCGCGCTCGGCCTGGACGTTGATGCGCTCGACCGACTGTTGTCGGTGAACGTGCGGGGCGTATTCCTGACTGCGCGTGAGGGCGCGCGGCGGATGGTGGCGGCCGGTTCGAGCGAGCACGGTCGCGGGCGGATCGTGCTGGTCTCGTCGATAACCGGCGCCTGGGTACCGACAGGCACAGCCGCCTACGCCGCGTCGAAGGCGGCTGTGAATCAGATGGGTCGTGCGCTGGCAAACGATTGGGCCGGAAAAGGGATCAACGTCAACGTCCTCGCGCCGGGCTATATGATGACTGAGTTGACCGATGACATGTGGGAGTTGCCGATGGGCCAGAAACTGCTGGCGCGCTTTCCACGTCGCCGCATTATGTCGGCAGCGGCGCTCGATCCGATGCTGCTCTATCTGGCATCGGACGCGAGCGCTGAAGTGACCGGCTCCGTATTCACCATCGACGACGGTCAGACGCTGTGA
- a CDS encoding acyl-CoA dehydrogenase family protein: MHHRRRSDAVSARAEEIAGRVEAFVRNTVAPFERDPRCGAHGPSEDLVAELRGLARTAGVLTPHILPGGEHLHHREVAIVLRKAGLSPLGPVAVNVAAPDEGNMYLLGARATDEQKARFLAPLIAGEARSAFFMTEPAVEGGAGSDPSMMQTTAMRDGNHWRIDGHKAFITGADGARVGIVMAKADEGACLFLVDLPDPAIRIERVLDTIDSSMPGGHAIVAIDGLRVPADQMLGEPGDGFKLAQVRLAPARLTHCMRWLGACTRANEIAVDYANRRHAFGKPLVDHEGVGFMLAENLIDLKQAELVIDWCAGVLDGGSLGTAESSMAKVAVSEALMRIADRCVQVMGGTGVSGDTIVEQVFREVRAFRIYDGPTEVHKWSLAKKIKRDWKAAQA, translated from the coding sequence ATTCACCATCGACGACGGTCAGACGCTGTGAGCGCGCGTGCCGAGGAGATCGCAGGCCGGGTCGAGGCCTTCGTGCGCAATACGGTGGCACCGTTCGAGCGCGATCCACGCTGCGGCGCGCACGGACCCTCCGAAGATCTGGTGGCCGAGTTGCGCGGGCTTGCACGAACGGCGGGCGTACTCACGCCGCATATCTTGCCTGGCGGAGAGCATTTGCATCACCGTGAAGTGGCGATCGTGCTTCGCAAGGCCGGGCTCTCGCCGCTCGGGCCCGTCGCGGTCAACGTCGCGGCGCCAGACGAGGGCAACATGTATCTGCTCGGCGCGCGCGCAACCGATGAGCAGAAGGCACGCTTCCTCGCGCCACTGATCGCCGGTGAGGCGCGATCGGCGTTCTTCATGACCGAACCGGCTGTCGAGGGCGGCGCGGGCAGCGACCCTTCGATGATGCAGACGACGGCCATGCGCGACGGCAACCACTGGCGGATCGACGGGCACAAGGCTTTCATCACGGGTGCGGACGGAGCGCGCGTCGGAATCGTGATGGCGAAGGCCGACGAAGGCGCCTGCCTGTTCCTGGTCGACCTGCCCGATCCCGCGATCCGGATCGAACGCGTGCTCGACACGATCGACAGCTCGATGCCCGGCGGTCACGCGATCGTTGCGATCGACGGGCTGCGTGTGCCTGCCGACCAGATGCTTGGCGAGCCTGGCGATGGGTTCAAGCTTGCGCAGGTGCGGCTCGCCCCGGCACGCCTGACGCACTGCATGCGGTGGCTGGGCGCCTGCACACGGGCGAACGAGATCGCAGTCGACTATGCGAACCGCCGCCACGCGTTCGGCAAGCCGCTGGTCGATCACGAGGGCGTCGGTTTCATGCTGGCCGAGAACCTGATCGATCTGAAACAGGCCGAACTGGTGATCGACTGGTGTGCCGGCGTGCTCGATGGCGGATCGCTGGGCACCGCGGAAAGCTCTATGGCGAAGGTTGCGGTGTCCGAGGCGTTGATGCGGATCGCCGACCGGTGTGTCCAGGTGATGGGCGGTACGGGGGTCAGCGGCGACACGATCGTCGAGCAGGTGTTTCGCGAGGTCCGCGCGTTTCGCATCTACGACGGACCGACCGAAGTTCACAAATGGAGCCTTGCGAAGAAGATCAAGCGCGACTGGAAAGCGGCGCAGGCATGA
- a CDS encoding FAD-dependent oxidoreductase — MTTGDVVIVGAGHAGAACAITLRQQGFLGSVHVIGAENELPYERPPLSKEYLQGDKPFDRMLIRPPGFWRDRDIVFQLGTRVTTVDPDARTVRTDAGDIIGFGDLVWATGGEPRRLTCDGHDLAGVHTVRTRADADRMRSELPGVERVAVIGGGYIGLEAAAVMAKAGKSVVLLEALDRVLSRVAGAALSDFFEGTHCAHGVDVRVGTMVECLLGSGRVEGVRLVGGEVIAADLVVVGVGIVPAVDPLLAAGAEGGNGVRVDAQCRTTLPHVFAIGDCALHANRFADGAAIRLESVQNANDQATVAARAIVGHAIDYDVVPWFWSNQYDLKLQTVGLSSGHDVAVVRGDPQTGSFAVVYLKDGAVIALDCVNAVKDYVQGRKLVEGRVRADPAALADLTVPLKTLAQEQGSQP; from the coding sequence ATGACGACGGGCGATGTCGTGATCGTTGGTGCGGGCCACGCCGGCGCGGCCTGCGCGATCACCCTACGGCAACAAGGTTTCTTGGGATCCGTCCACGTCATCGGGGCCGAGAACGAGCTGCCTTACGAACGACCGCCACTGTCGAAGGAGTATCTGCAGGGCGACAAGCCGTTCGACCGGATGCTGATCCGCCCGCCCGGCTTCTGGCGCGACCGTGATATCGTGTTCCAGCTCGGAACTCGGGTTACCACGGTCGATCCTGACGCCCGCACGGTTCGAACCGATGCCGGCGATATCATCGGATTCGGCGATCTCGTGTGGGCGACCGGCGGCGAGCCGCGTCGGTTGACCTGCGACGGCCATGATCTGGCGGGCGTGCACACCGTCCGCACCCGAGCCGATGCCGATCGCATGCGCAGCGAACTGCCCGGTGTCGAGCGCGTGGCGGTGATCGGCGGCGGGTATATCGGTCTCGAAGCCGCGGCGGTCATGGCGAAGGCTGGCAAGTCGGTCGTGCTGCTCGAGGCACTCGACCGCGTGCTGTCACGTGTGGCGGGGGCCGCGTTGTCGGACTTCTTCGAAGGCACGCACTGCGCGCACGGTGTCGATGTCCGCGTCGGAACGATGGTCGAATGTCTGCTCGGCTCCGGGCGCGTCGAGGGCGTGCGACTGGTCGGCGGTGAAGTCATCGCGGCCGATCTGGTCGTCGTGGGTGTCGGCATCGTGCCCGCAGTCGACCCGTTGCTGGCGGCGGGTGCAGAGGGCGGAAACGGCGTACGCGTCGACGCGCAGTGTCGCACGACCCTGCCGCATGTCTTCGCGATCGGCGATTGCGCGCTCCACGCCAACCGCTTCGCCGACGGGGCGGCGATCCGGCTGGAGTCGGTGCAGAATGCCAACGATCAGGCGACGGTGGCCGCTCGCGCGATCGTCGGCCATGCGATCGACTATGACGTCGTGCCGTGGTTCTGGTCGAACCAGTATGACCTCAAACTCCAGACGGTCGGGCTGTCGTCCGGGCATGACGTCGCGGTGGTCCGCGGCGATCCGCAGACCGGCAGCTTCGCGGTCGTCTATCTCAAGGACGGGGCAGTGATCGCGCTCGACTGCGTCAACGCGGTCAAGGACTATGTCCAGGGACGCAAGCTGGTCGAAGGTCGGGTGCGCGCCGATCCGGCGGCGCTGGCCGATTTGACCGTGCCGCTAAAGACGTTAGCCCAGGAACAAGGATCTCAACCATGA
- a CDS encoding acetyl-CoA C-acetyltransferase: MTDALIIDAVRTPRGIGKAGKGALAHMHPQHLAATVLRAIAERNAIDTADVDDIIWSTSTQRGLQGGDLGRMAALDAGYDIKASGVTLDRFCGGGITSVALAAAQIMSGMEDLVIAGGTEMMSYTGAVAAEDMAEGKPATLMGSHNARLDAAHPQSHQGVCGDAIASIEGISREDLDAFGLDSQRKAARAIAEGRFEKSVVPVINDDGTVVLDRDEYPRPETTSEGLAQLKPAFAGLADWAFDDSGTTFRQQINRRYPDVDIRPVHHAGNSSGVVDGAAALLLASPDYAAQHGLKPRARIVATANIGDDPTLMLNAPVPAARKVLAKAGLTKDDIDLWEINEAFAVVAEKFIRDLELDRSKVNVNGGSIALGHPIGATGAILIGTVLDELERTGGRYGLVTMCAAGGMAPAIIIERV; the protein is encoded by the coding sequence ATGACCGATGCCCTGATCATCGATGCCGTCCGTACGCCACGCGGCATCGGCAAGGCCGGCAAGGGCGCGCTTGCCCATATGCATCCACAGCATCTGGCGGCGACTGTGCTGCGGGCGATAGCGGAGCGCAATGCGATCGACACGGCGGACGTTGACGACATCATCTGGTCGACCTCGACGCAGCGTGGCTTACAGGGCGGCGATCTCGGGCGGATGGCGGCGCTCGATGCGGGCTACGATATCAAGGCATCGGGGGTGACGCTCGATCGCTTCTGCGGCGGCGGCATCACTTCGGTCGCCCTGGCGGCGGCGCAGATCATGAGCGGGATGGAAGACCTGGTCATCGCCGGCGGGACCGAAATGATGAGCTACACCGGTGCGGTCGCCGCCGAGGACATGGCCGAGGGCAAGCCGGCGACGCTGATGGGATCGCATAATGCCCGCCTCGATGCCGCGCACCCGCAGTCGCACCAGGGCGTGTGCGGCGATGCGATCGCATCGATCGAGGGCATCAGTCGTGAGGACCTCGACGCATTCGGGCTCGACAGCCAGCGCAAGGCTGCGCGCGCGATCGCCGAAGGAAGGTTCGAGAAGTCGGTCGTGCCGGTGATCAACGACGACGGGACGGTCGTGCTCGACCGCGACGAATATCCGCGACCCGAGACCACGTCGGAAGGTTTGGCGCAATTAAAGCCCGCGTTCGCCGGCCTCGCCGACTGGGCATTCGACGACAGCGGCACGACGTTCCGCCAGCAAATCAACCGGCGGTATCCCGACGTCGATATCCGGCCGGTCCATCACGCCGGCAACTCGTCAGGCGTGGTCGATGGAGCCGCAGCGCTATTGCTGGCGTCGCCCGACTATGCGGCGCAGCATGGCCTGAAGCCGCGCGCACGGATCGTCGCGACCGCGAATATTGGCGATGATCCCACGCTGATGCTCAACGCCCCTGTGCCGGCGGCCCGGAAAGTGCTGGCGAAGGCCGGGTTGACCAAGGACGACATCGACCTGTGGGAGATCAACGAGGCCTTTGCGGTCGTCGCCGAGAAGTTCATTCGCGATCTCGAGCTCGATCGGTCTAAGGTGAATGTGAATGGCGGATCGATCGCCCTTGGTCATCCGATCGGTGCGACGGGCGCGATCCTGATCGGAACGGTGCTCGATGAGCTTGAACGTACCGGCGGGCGCTACGGCCTTGTGACCATGTGCGCAGCGGGCGGCATGGCGCCTGCGATCATCATCGAACGAGTTTGA
- a CDS encoding SDR family NAD(P)-dependent oxidoreductase: MNISNDIAAVVTGAASGLGAATARALAAKGAKVAIFDLQAEKGAALAAEIGGVFCEVDVTSDDSVDAGFAKARAAHGQEAVLVCCAGTGNAIKTASRAKEDGSIKHFPLDAFERIIQINLLGTFRCVAKSAAGMLTLSPGKDGERGAIVMTASVAAEDGQMGQAAYSASKGGVAGMTLPIARDLMSEGIRVNTILPGIFATPLMLGMGDKVVDALSATVPFPKRLGDPAEFAHLAVTMIENGYFNGERVRLDGAIRMAPR; encoded by the coding sequence ATGAACATTTCGAACGACATCGCCGCGGTGGTGACCGGCGCCGCATCGGGCCTGGGCGCAGCGACCGCGCGGGCGTTGGCGGCCAAGGGCGCAAAGGTCGCAATCTTCGACTTGCAAGCGGAAAAAGGCGCGGCGCTGGCAGCCGAGATCGGCGGCGTGTTCTGCGAAGTAGACGTGACATCGGACGACAGCGTTGACGCGGGCTTCGCCAAGGCGCGCGCGGCGCACGGGCAAGAGGCGGTGCTGGTGTGCTGCGCTGGCACCGGCAACGCGATCAAGACTGCCAGCCGCGCGAAGGAAGACGGGAGCATCAAGCACTTCCCGCTCGACGCGTTCGAGCGGATCATCCAGATCAACCTGCTCGGCACGTTCCGCTGCGTCGCGAAATCCGCGGCGGGGATGCTGACGCTTTCACCTGGCAAGGATGGTGAGCGCGGCGCCATCGTCATGACGGCAAGCGTCGCAGCAGAGGATGGTCAGATGGGACAGGCGGCCTATTCGGCGTCGAAGGGCGGCGTCGCCGGCATGACGCTGCCGATCGCGCGCGACCTGATGAGCGAGGGCATTCGCGTCAACACCATCCTGCCGGGCATCTTCGCGACCCCGCTGATGCTCGGGATGGGCGACAAGGTCGTCGACGCCCTGTCGGCAACCGTGCCGTTCCCCAAGCGGCTGGGCGATCCGGCCGAGTTCGCGCATCTGGCGGTGACGATGATCGAGAACGGATATTTCAACGGTGAGCGCGTCCGCCTCGACGGCGCGATCCGCATGGCGCCTCGCTAA
- a CDS encoding IclR family transcriptional regulator, producing MGNPDDSNVKLVGAVVQAVKLLHALEVSDKPMGVSALARETKINPSTAFNILRTLVVEKLVNFDEPSKTYALGGGLLTLSRKLLGHSLVAEIRPELNRLATETSCLVGIWQATPDRMILIERAVSDQPMRLDMPVKQRLPIMMGAVGRAMAAYLKMTDPQLRAAFRKLRWEGPISADDYVEQVRTARETGYGIDRGTLYPGIVSIGVIISGGDGRPLYGLTASDFEARFDDDRIADVSARMTSLAKLFSI from the coding sequence ATGGGCAATCCGGACGATAGCAATGTCAAGCTCGTGGGAGCGGTCGTACAGGCGGTCAAGCTGCTTCACGCGCTCGAGGTCAGCGACAAACCGATGGGCGTCAGCGCATTGGCGCGGGAGACCAAGATCAACCCATCGACAGCATTCAACATCCTGCGGACGTTGGTAGTCGAGAAGCTGGTTAACTTCGATGAGCCGTCAAAGACCTATGCGCTTGGCGGCGGACTGCTCACGCTGTCTCGCAAGCTTCTGGGACACAGCTTGGTCGCCGAGATCAGGCCCGAACTCAATCGTCTCGCAACCGAGACATCGTGCCTGGTCGGGATATGGCAGGCGACACCCGACCGCATGATCCTGATCGAACGGGCGGTATCGGATCAGCCGATGCGGCTCGACATGCCGGTGAAACAGCGCCTGCCGATCATGATGGGCGCTGTCGGTCGCGCAATGGCGGCATATCTCAAGATGACCGATCCCCAGCTTCGCGCGGCGTTCAGGAAACTGAGGTGGGAGGGCCCGATCAGCGCCGACGACTATGTCGAACAGGTTCGCACGGCGCGCGAGACGGGGTACGGCATCGATCGCGGAACGCTGTATCCCGGCATCGTGTCGATCGGCGTCATCATATCGGGCGGCGACGGACGCCCGCTTTATGGGCTGACCGCCAGCGACTTCGAAGCGCGGTTCGACGACGATCGGATCGCCGACGTCAGCGCGCGCATGACGAGCCTAGCGAAGCTGTTTTCCATCTGA